A stretch of the Vitis riparia cultivar Riparia Gloire de Montpellier isolate 1030 chromosome 13, EGFV_Vit.rip_1.0, whole genome shotgun sequence genome encodes the following:
- the LOC117928955 gene encoding 3-oxo-5-alpha-steroid 4-dehydrogenase 1-like, translating to MMETLDFLYPSSSFITTMSMINILGLSFFGFLEMMGINLQYSKLWNPNSKRIKVSSRTGMLLLYTPAFLVGFASFWIFPEKGFRSLLVTAALTIHFFKRVLEVLFVHKYSGGMVLDSIILISSGYSTTTATMIHAQHIAQGFMEPAIDLKCPGILLFSVGICGNFYHHHLLSKLRGKGEKGYKIPKGGLFHQVICPHYLFEILEFAGVFFISQTLYSLSFTISTTLYLIGRSYATRKWYISKFENFPRETKALIPYIF from the exons ATGATGGAGACACTCGATTTTCTATACCCATCCTCTTCCTTCATCACAACCATGTCTATGATAAATATTCTAGGATTATCCTTCTTTGGATTCCTTGAAATGATGGGAATTAATCTTCAGTATTCCAAATTATGGAATCCCAATTCCAAGAGAATCAAAGTCTCCAGCAGAACGGGGATGCTTCTACTTTACACTCCGGCCTTTCTGGTGGGTTTTGCTTCCTTTTGGATTTTCCCAGAAAAAGGTTTCCGATCTCTGTTGGTCACTGCAGCTCTTACCATCCATTTCTTCAAGAGAGTTTTGGAG GTGCTGTTTGTACACAAATACAGTGGTGGCATGGTCCTGGATTCTATCATTCTCATCTCTTCTGGCTATTCTACCACCACTGCAACCATGATCCATGCCCAACACATTGCTCAAGGGTTTATGGAGCCAGCAATTGATCTCAAATGCCCTGGGATTCTACTGTTTTCAGTGGGAATTTGTGGTAATTTttaccaccaccacctcctttCCAAACTAAGGGGAAAAGGTGAGAAAGGCTACAAAATTCCAAAAGGGGGTCTCTTTCACCAAGTTATATGCCCACACTATCTTTTTGAGATTCTAGAGTTTGCTGGGGTATTCTTCATCTCTCAAACACTCTATTCATTATCCTTCACAATAAGCACAACTTTGTACTTGATTGGAAGGAGTTATGCTACTAGGAAATGGTACATATCCAAATTTGAGAATTTCCCTAGGGAGACCAAGGCTCTAATTCCATACATTTTCTAG
- the LOC117928285 gene encoding uncharacterized protein LOC117928285: protein MPRLKVETHKYKTRPKWRGALQDTKKKNIRAEVAADEDVALASFSFWRCHSLGFPTAAAPSFRVSCSSLKLNTTLTEINKAGVITCLRARLPTELALEAEGTALTGDISVVLQELVQNHPRKVIGVGTVLNAKDAKTAINAGAKFLMSPVIVKACSWNLELLFFLNMLNDHQEIMDDVQGGEVLYMPGAMTPTEIFSAYNAGAKIVKEKWCILNSSIC, encoded by the exons ATGCCACGGTTGAAAGTTGAAACGCATAAGTATAAAACCCGGCCCAAGTGGCGGGGCGCCCTTCAggatacgaaaaaaaaaaacatcagaGCAGAGGTGGCAGCGGATGAGGATGTGGCCTTGGCGAGCTTCTCCTTCTGGCGTTGCCATTCCCTGGGATTTCCGACTGCCGCAGCGCCCTCATTTAGGGTTTCTTGCTCTTCTCTCAAACTCAACACAACCCTAACTGAAATCAACAAGGCCGGCGTAATCACATGCCTTCGTGCCCGGTTGCCAACAG AGCTAGCGTTGGAAGCTGAAGGTACTGCACTAACTGGTGACATCTCAGTG GTTTTACAGGAGCTGGTGCAGAATCATCCTAGAAAAGTCATAGGG GTTGGAACTGTTTTAAATGCTAAGGACGCCAAAACTGCCATAAATGCTGGAGCCAAATTCCTCATGAGTCCTGTAATTGTGAAGGCATGCTCTTGGAACTTAgaacttttgttttttctaaacATGCTTAATGATCACCAGGAGATTATGGATGATGTCCAAGGTGGTGAAGTTTTATATATGCCTGGTGCAATGACCCCAACAGAA ATCTTCTCTGCATATAATGCTGGTGCCAAAATTGTCAAG GAAAAATGGTGCATTCTTAATTCATCAATTTGCTAG